In the genome of Nicoliella spurrieriana, the window AACTCTATATCGCTGGTGAATATGCAGTAGTGGAGCCCGGTAATCCAGCAATTATCATCGCAGTTAATCAGTTCATCCAAGTTAAAGCTACTCTGGATGCAAAAACTAATTCAGCATGGTCAGACCAAAGTCCAGATTACAATCTTCAATGGGCTAATCACAATCACCAAGTCGTATTCAACCACCAAAATAAACGGTTTAGCTACGTGGCCGCTGCAATTAAAACCACTGAACAGTACTTAGCTGATCATAAAGTGCCTGTACAAAATTATCATTTAGAAATTACCAGTCAATTAGATAGTCAAAGTGGGCATAAATACGGACTAGGTTCATCAGCAGCGGTTACCGTTGCAGTCGTGGACGCAATTTGTCAAGTGGCTGGAAAGCCAGTTGATCGATTAACGTTATTTAAATTATCAGCAATCGCCCACCTAAGCGTGCAAGGCAACGGATCGTTAGGAGACGTTGCGGCTAGTGTGTATCAGGGCTGGATCGCATATCAATCGTTCGATCGGCAGTGGTTATTGAATCAATTAAAGACCCAATCAATCGCAGCAGTAATTGAATTGGATTGGCCTGGTTTAATGATTCAACCGCTCACCCCACCAGCAGACCTAAAAATATTAATCGGGTGGACGGGCACGCCGGCTTCAACCGCTAGCCTAGTTGAATGCGTCGCTGCTAAAAAAAACGCCCCCTCTAATTTTTACCAACATTTTCTAAATGCTAGCCACCAGTGTGTCAATCGATTGATTCGAGCCTTTGAAGAGCAAAATCTCGAAACCATTAAGGGCCAAATTAATGTCAACCGTAAATTATTGAACGAACTAGGGCGTAATACGGGGGTCCAAATTGAAACTCCCCAGTTAACTCAATTATGTCAAATCGTGGATTATTATGGTGGTGCTGCTAAGTCTTCAGGTGCCGGAGGCGGTGACTGTGGAATTGCAATTATTGATCAGAAATCCGATTCAAACCAAATTATTACTCAATGGCAGCAGGCCCATATTCATAAACTAGATTTACAAATTAGCTATCGTCACCAGGAGGAATCCCATGATCAGCCGTCACTCACATCGCAAAAATGAACACGTATCATTAGCAGAAAAATTTTTTACAGATTCAGCTAATGCTGATTTTGACCGGGTCCGCTTAATCCATCACAGCCTACCCGAAATCAACAGCCACCAGGTGGATCCAAAAACCACCCTTTTTAATGGTCAAATTAAAATGAAGTGGCCGTTTTACATTGAGGCAATGACGGGAGGGAGCGATGAAACTGGTAAATTGAACCAACAATTAGCTCAAATCGCTGCACTAACTGATCTTACAATGGCAAGCGGATCGGCAAGCGTTGCTTTAAAGGATCCTAAGACCCATGAAAGCTTTCAAACGATTCGCAAAAACCTTCCCAACGGGAATGTCTTTGCAAACATTGGCGCGGGACACTCATTAGCGGATGCCCAAAAAGTGATTACATTGCTGGATGCTGATGCATTGGAAGTTCACATTAACGTCGCTCAGGAAATGATCATGCCAGAAGGTGACCGTGATTTTCACTGGATGAACGAACTCAAAAATATCGTTATGAACGCTCCCAAACCAGTTATCGTAAAGGAAGTCGGATTTGGGATGGATCAACAAACCATTAGCACCCTAATCAACATAGTGGGTGCGAGTGCCATCAACATTAGTGGCCGGGGCGGTACTAATTTTGCCACCATTGAAAACTTTCGCCGCAAGCACAAGGAATTTTCATACCTTACGAATTGGGGCCAAACCACTGTGGAATCGTTGCTAGAAGCCCAAGCTTTTCGTGGCCAAGTAGATATTATCGCATCTGGTGGGGTTCGCAATCCACTAGATATCGCAAAGGCAATTGGTCTGGGTGCTAATGCGGTAGGCATTGCTGGCGCCATTTTAGACCAACTGATTCAAAACGGGTTTGCCGCGACCGTTGAAATGATCAAAGAATGGCAAAATGGTCTGATTACAATTATGACCATGCTTGGCTGTCAAAATGTTTCGCAGCTGCAATCGCAGCACCTATTGTTAGATAATGAGTTGGTTAATTACGTCCACCAACGCCAAATTAAATATTAATAAAAACACATTCAATTTTAAATTGAATGTGTTTTTATTAATTACGAAATTACGAAATTGCGAAATTTCGTAATTTCCCTTTTTTGCAATTTCGTAATTTCGCAATTTCCCTTTTTTATAATTTGAATCGCTAAATAAAAAGCCCTGCTTACCGCAGAGGCATTTTATTTATAATAATGAATTACCTATTTAACACTAAACCTTAGTCCCTTCGGAAAAAAGTTCTTAATGGTGCCATTTACATTTTTACCAAAGCCAATGGCCTGCTGATTACAAATCAATTGATACCAACCCTTAGTTAATGGGGACTGGGTTACTACCTGAAACGTATCGCCATGTACATATGCCGCCCATTGATGATGATCAATTTGGACCGTTTTTTTCATTGCTTGCGGTTGAATAGCCAATGCGAGGGCATAACTGGGTTCAAACCGTTTCTTTTTAAACGTTCCCAATAACAATCCCGGCCGCATTACCTTTAGCCCCTTTAATTGAGGCGTTTTAGGATTAAGCGTATATAATTGATCACCAAAGCAAATTAATTCTGTCGGTGTGAACTGATCAATATTAGTGCTAATAAAATCATCCCATAGCTGTTGTTGGTCACGACTTAAGTTCCTTCGCTCCACCTTAACTTTCTTTGGTGATTTAATTGCTTGCGTTAGGCGCAATTTAGCAATGAAATGTCCTTCACCCTTAAAAAGGTGTGGAAAGAGTCTAACTGCATTGGCAATTGCCGGATTCCCATTGGCCCACTCTGGTTTAGCAGCTACCATTCCATCATATTTTTTAATGGGCACCATTTCAAGCGGATATTCGTCCAATAACCAGGCAATAATTTGCTCGTCTTCTTCTGGTGCGAACGTACAGGTCGAATAAACTAACTCACCACCAGGTGTTAACATTTGCACAGCATCCCGCAGAATTTCTCGTTGACGGACCGCACATTCACTTGGATAGTCAAGATTCCAGTACTGCATTGCATCGGGATCCTTATGAAACATTCCCTCTCCCGAACACGGGGCATCGACTAATATTTGATCGAAATAACCTGGAAAGTGTTTTCTTAAATTCTGCGGGGTTTCATTTAAGATCATGGTATTTTGAGCCCCGAATCGTTCTAAATTCTCAACCAATACTTTGGCCCGCTTATGGTTAATTTCATTTGAAACTAGCAGCCCGGTATTTGCTAAGAAACTAGCTAAGTGCGTGGATTTACCGCCAGGAGCGGCACATAGATCAAGGACTTTCATCCCCGTTTTGGGTGCTGCCACCTCACCGACGTACATGGCACTAGGTTCTTGACTGTAAACCGCCCCACTTTGATGGTCCACGGATTTCCCGTTGACCTTACCGTAATACCCCCACTGACAATGGGGCACCGGATGACTCAAATCCACTTCGGTTGGTAACGCCTGTTTAAGTGGATTAATCCGAAATGCATGGTTAACTGGCTGGTCAAAGCTATTGAAAAAAGCCGTTGCTTGAGCCCCCAGTAATTGTTGATACTTTAATTTAAATTGTTCAGGCAGTTGCAAAATAAGATTCTCCTTAAATTTGATTCGATTTAAAATGATGATGAAATTAAGCTCATTATAGTTCAAATATTAGAAGTGAGACAAGGATTGAAATGATAATTAGTATTGACATTTTAATCCGTTGTGATTACTCTAATAAATAATTAATTGAGACGATTATAATCGTCAATTGATAGCGTCGCATTAGGAGTAACTTCTGTGGACCTAGCTAATCCTGGGCCATTATTCATGAAGTCCACCCTAAACGGACCGCTTTAATGAATTTTAGTTGAATGTTTGAATGGAATTTGGGTTTGAAAACTACCAAATTAGCGGGCTTGTTTATGAGCTAAAATGAGATTAACTATTGATGTAAACCGCTAATCGCTTTGTAACCTAGAGGGGTAGGGAGTTAATCTATGGCTAATTCAAAAAGGATTTCCTTAACTAGTTTAGTTCTAATGATTTTATCAACCACATTTGGGTTCATTAACATCCCAACTGCATTTGATCAGATGGGGTATGCCAGTATTATCTGGTACGTTGTAGGCGCATTAGCGTTTTTTCTCCCATCTTCATTTATGTTCGCTGAATATGGAGCCGCATTAAAAGATGAATCTGGTGGCATCTATTCATGGATTAAATCTGGACTCGGCGAACGATGGGCATTCATTGGGGGATTCGCGTGGTTATCTGCGCTTGAGATTACCATCCTGTTTAGTGTCCCTAATCTATGGGTTTCGCTATCAGCCACCCTGTTCGGACATGATACAACTCAGCGTTGGCACCTTTTGGGTTTCAATAGCACGCAAACACTGGGATTACTATCAATTTCATTTATTTTGTTAGCTACCATGATCGCCACTAAGGGATTGGGTAAAATTACCTGGATTGCCTCTATTGGTGGTTTTCTCGGGACCCTAATTGCATTTATCTTTTGTATCTTATCGATCGTAATCATTTTTTTAAACCATGGTCACTTAGCCCAACCGATTGATGGCTTTAAGAGTTTGCTAGTCTCTCCTAACCCTAGCTTTCAAGATCCGATTGCTACCATCTCATTTGTCATTTATGCTATTTTCGCCTATGCAGGAGTTGAGTCGCTTTGTGGCGTCATTAACCATTTGAAAACCCCTAGCAAAACATTTCCCCGTGGGGTCGTTATCTCAGCGATAATCATTTTTATTCTGTATACGATTTCAATTATTCTTTGTGGATTCGTTGTGAATTGGAAACTAGTGATGGGCAAAAATAGCGTGACCTTAGGCAATGTAATGTATGTTCTAATGGCTAACTTGGGGATGACCTTAGGGCATGGAATGGGATTGAGCCAATCAGCAACCATGGTCTTGAGCAATAGCTTGACTAGGTATACCGGATTTTCAACCCTAATGGGTGGGGTCGGTAGTTTCTTTGTATTTATCTACTCACCGTTAAAATCATTCATGTTCGGCGCCAATAAACGAATCTGGCCAAAGTGGGCGCTCCATTTAAATCCACATGATATGCCAAGCCATGCCATGTGGATTCAAAGTACCGTTTTAATTGCGATTTTATTCTTCATTTCATTTGGTGGTGATAGCGCAAAGGCCTTCTTCCAAATTTTAACTGATATGAATAATGTTTCAACCGCTTTTCAATACATTTTGATCGTCCTTGCGTTTCCATTCTTTAAACGCATTGAAAACTTAAACCGCCCCTTCATATTTTATCATCAAAAAAGAAGCACTTGGTTCGCCACCATTTTAGTCCTGTTCGTTCTATCGTTTGGAATTATTTTTAATTTTATCCAACCAATTCTTGACCATAGCTACATGACCGACTTCTGGACATTCTTAGGCCCAGTGGTCTTTGGTGGTGGAGCATGGCTCTTTTATGATTTAAGAATTAAATCTTTAAATAACTGAAGTTAGGATGTAAATAATGACACAAAAATTAATTGCCCTCGATTTAGATGGCACTACCTTAAATAATGATTCACAAGTATCTGAAGTGACCAGTCAAGCAGTTCAAAAATTAACTGCACGCGGACACATCGTAAGCATCGTTACTGGCCGTTCCACCCGCTTGGCACTACCTGCTTACCAACAGTTAAAATTAACAACGCCGATGATTAATTTTAACGGTAGTTTAGGACTCATCCCAAACCATGCCTGGAGCGGTGAATATGAATTTCCAATTCAGCGAAAGGTAATTTTGGACCTTTTAGCTAACCGTGAAAAATTAGGAATTAACATCATTGCCGCCGAGGATAAAAAATCCATTTTATCAAGTGGCCCAGCTAGTCAAAAGTTATTCGAAACTTCGTGTGGGTTCTTCCCAGACCAATTAGCACCTGGTCAAATTTTAAACCCACAGACGTTAATCCACAATCCAATTGGATTAGCGATTGACTATAATCAAGATAAGCTAGCCCAACTAGAGAGCTATATTAATGATGAATACGGTAATTACATTGAAATTGCCCATTGGGGAGGCCCACTTTCAGTGCTCGAAATTAAACGCGCTGGAGTAGATAAGGCATACGGGGTAAAGTACCTTGCTAAACAGTTCAACATTGATAAATCAAATATCATTGCCATCGGTGATCAAGTCAACGACCTCCCATTATTAAGCGCCGCCGGCACTAAGGTCGCAATGAAGAACGCTGTTGATTCGGTCAAAGCAATCGCAGATGTAATTACCCCATTTGATAATCAGCAAAATGGCGTCGCTAAATACCTAATGGAAACGTTTAATTAGGCATTAGCATCCCCAAAAATTTGGGCGGCTTTAACTGCCCGTTGCCAGCCAGCATAATAGCGTTTTCTAGTAGTTGCGTTCATTTTAGGATCGAATCTAAAGAACTGACCCACGGTTGCTTTAATGTCATCAATATCGCGCCAATAGTTAACGGCTAACCCGGCCAGGTAGGCAACCCCCAGCGCCGTGGTTTCAGAAATTGCTGAACGTTCGATGGGCAAA includes:
- a CDS encoding phosphomevalonate kinase, with protein sequence MITVKAPGKLYIAGEYAVVEPGNPAIIIAVNQFIQVKATLDAKTNSAWSDQSPDYNLQWANHNHQVVFNHQNKRFSYVAAAIKTTEQYLADHKVPVQNYHLEITSQLDSQSGHKYGLGSSAAVTVAVVDAICQVAGKPVDRLTLFKLSAIAHLSVQGNGSLGDVAASVYQGWIAYQSFDRQWLLNQLKTQSIAAVIELDWPGLMIQPLTPPADLKILIGWTGTPASTASLVECVAAKKNAPSNFYQHFLNASHQCVNRLIRAFEEQNLETIKGQINVNRKLLNELGRNTGVQIETPQLTQLCQIVDYYGGAAKSSGAGGGDCGIAIIDQKSDSNQIITQWQQAHIHKLDLQISYRHQEESHDQPSLTSQK
- the fni gene encoding type 2 isopentenyl-diphosphate Delta-isomerase codes for the protein MISRHSHRKNEHVSLAEKFFTDSANADFDRVRLIHHSLPEINSHQVDPKTTLFNGQIKMKWPFYIEAMTGGSDETGKLNQQLAQIAALTDLTMASGSASVALKDPKTHESFQTIRKNLPNGNVFANIGAGHSLADAQKVITLLDADALEVHINVAQEMIMPEGDRDFHWMNELKNIVMNAPKPVIVKEVGFGMDQQTISTLINIVGASAINISGRGGTNFATIENFRRKHKEFSYLTNWGQTTVESLLEAQAFRGQVDIIASGGVRNPLDIAKAIGLGANAVGIAGAILDQLIQNGFAATVEMIKEWQNGLITIMTMLGCQNVSQLQSQHLLLDNELVNYVHQRQIKY
- a CDS encoding RsmB/NOP family class I SAM-dependent RNA methyltransferase, which encodes MQLPEQFKLKYQQLLGAQATAFFNSFDQPVNHAFRINPLKQALPTEVDLSHPVPHCQWGYYGKVNGKSVDHQSGAVYSQEPSAMYVGEVAAPKTGMKVLDLCAAPGGKSTHLASFLANTGLLVSNEINHKRAKVLVENLERFGAQNTMILNETPQNLRKHFPGYFDQILVDAPCSGEGMFHKDPDAMQYWNLDYPSECAVRQREILRDAVQMLTPGGELVYSTCTFAPEEDEQIIAWLLDEYPLEMVPIKKYDGMVAAKPEWANGNPAIANAVRLFPHLFKGEGHFIAKLRLTQAIKSPKKVKVERRNLSRDQQQLWDDFISTNIDQFTPTELICFGDQLYTLNPKTPQLKGLKVMRPGLLLGTFKKKRFEPSYALALAIQPQAMKKTVQIDHHQWAAYVHGDTFQVVTQSPLTKGWYQLICNQQAIGFGKNVNGTIKNFFPKGLRFSVK
- the yjeM gene encoding glutamate/gamma-aminobutyrate family transporter YjeM, coding for MANSKRISLTSLVLMILSTTFGFINIPTAFDQMGYASIIWYVVGALAFFLPSSFMFAEYGAALKDESGGIYSWIKSGLGERWAFIGGFAWLSALEITILFSVPNLWVSLSATLFGHDTTQRWHLLGFNSTQTLGLLSISFILLATMIATKGLGKITWIASIGGFLGTLIAFIFCILSIVIIFLNHGHLAQPIDGFKSLLVSPNPSFQDPIATISFVIYAIFAYAGVESLCGVINHLKTPSKTFPRGVVISAIIIFILYTISIILCGFVVNWKLVMGKNSVTLGNVMYVLMANLGMTLGHGMGLSQSATMVLSNSLTRYTGFSTLMGGVGSFFVFIYSPLKSFMFGANKRIWPKWALHLNPHDMPSHAMWIQSTVLIAILFFISFGGDSAKAFFQILTDMNNVSTAFQYILIVLAFPFFKRIENLNRPFIFYHQKRSTWFATILVLFVLSFGIIFNFIQPILDHSYMTDFWTFLGPVVFGGGAWLFYDLRIKSLNN
- a CDS encoding Cof-type HAD-IIB family hydrolase; translated protein: MTQKLIALDLDGTTLNNDSQVSEVTSQAVQKLTARGHIVSIVTGRSTRLALPAYQQLKLTTPMINFNGSLGLIPNHAWSGEYEFPIQRKVILDLLANREKLGINIIAAEDKKSILSSGPASQKLFETSCGFFPDQLAPGQILNPQTLIHNPIGLAIDYNQDKLAQLESYINDEYGNYIEIAHWGGPLSVLEIKRAGVDKAYGVKYLAKQFNIDKSNIIAIGDQVNDLPLLSAAGTKVAMKNAVDSVKAIADVITPFDNQQNGVAKYLMETFN